The Moraxella osloensis genome contains a region encoding:
- a CDS encoding AMP-binding protein: MENFWTKFYDPATAAHIPALTDQSLIEFFDDRLTAFASREFTSNMERAISYQQADNVARLVSRWLQAQSLGPNASVAIMLPNVQAYLPVMIGAIRSGYVLTPINPLHTARELEFQLIDANTEVIFILENFAHTLQKIIDKTPVKKVVIIRLGDLLGLKGKIVDIAVKYVKKMVEPYQIDQKYQPLRLGQVMKTAKSMPYQQPSKSLDDVAFIQYTGGTTGRPKGILLTHRNILTAVEQYYQWFLPVLNQQKTVEQVFHSILALPLYHIFAFIFSMLGMKSGMRMTLVTNPKDIAGFIKILSAKPFHILPGVNTLFQALVNHPDFKSVDTRELKLSIAGGMAATPATAKAWLELTGCPLIEGWGMSETIGAGTCNPLTNHEYTGDIGLPLPSIDIKICDDVGNEVALGEVGEICIKGDNVTIGYHNIDNTDYFLPEGHLKTGDIGMMMQNGHIKLMDRKKDMLIVSGFNVYPTEIEAVLLNHPKVQECAVIGVEDALQGQSVKAYIVKSDDSLTIDELKAFSHEQLTGYKRPRQYTFIEQLPKTAVGKIQKTELRLLEKNSK, from the coding sequence ATGGAAAATTTTTGGACAAAATTTTATGACCCTGCCACCGCCGCACACATTCCCGCTTTAACTGATCAATCGTTAATAGAATTTTTTGATGATCGTTTAACGGCCTTTGCCTCCCGAGAATTCACCAGCAATATGGAGCGAGCTATCAGCTATCAACAGGCGGATAACGTCGCACGCCTAGTCAGCCGCTGGCTACAAGCCCAATCCTTGGGCCCAAATGCCAGTGTCGCTATCATGCTGCCTAACGTACAAGCGTATTTACCGGTCATGATAGGTGCGATTCGCTCAGGGTATGTTTTGACGCCGATTAATCCGCTACATACAGCTCGTGAATTAGAGTTTCAGTTGATTGATGCCAATACCGAAGTTATTTTTATTTTAGAAAATTTTGCTCACACTTTACAAAAAATCATTGATAAAACCCCAGTGAAAAAAGTCGTGATTATCCGTTTAGGGGACTTGTTAGGATTAAAGGGTAAAATAGTCGATATCGCTGTAAAATATGTCAAGAAAATGGTAGAGCCTTACCAAATTGACCAAAAGTATCAGCCATTACGATTGGGTCAAGTGATGAAAACCGCTAAATCCATGCCTTACCAACAGCCATCCAAATCACTTGATGATGTTGCCTTTATCCAATACACCGGCGGCACCACTGGCAGACCCAAAGGCATCTTGCTGACCCATCGAAATATTTTGACAGCAGTTGAACAATACTATCAGTGGTTTTTGCCGGTACTCAACCAACAAAAAACTGTCGAACAAGTATTCCATAGTATCCTAGCGTTGCCGCTATATCATATCTTTGCGTTTATCTTTTCCATGTTAGGCATGAAATCTGGCATGCGCATGACCTTGGTGACCAACCCTAAAGACATTGCCGGTTTTATCAAAATATTATCTGCTAAGCCGTTTCACATTCTTCCTGGGGTGAATACCTTGTTTCAGGCATTAGTTAACCACCCCGATTTTAAAAGTGTCGATACCCGTGAACTAAAATTATCAATCGCCGGCGGTATGGCAGCCACCCCCGCCACGGCCAAAGCTTGGCTTGAGCTCACTGGCTGCCCCTTAATAGAAGGATGGGGCATGTCCGAAACTATCGGTGCAGGCACGTGTAACCCGCTCACCAATCATGAGTACACTGGCGATATTGGCCTACCTTTACCGAGTATCGATATCAAAATCTGTGATGATGTGGGCAATGAAGTGGCGTTAGGCGAAGTGGGTGAAATCTGTATCAAAGGTGATAATGTGACTATAGGTTATCATAACATTGACAACACCGATTATTTCTTACCTGAAGGCCATTTAAAGACAGGCGACATTGGGATGATGATGCAAAACGGGCATATCAAATTAATGGATCGCAAAAAAGATATGCTGATTGTCAGTGGCTTTAATGTCTATCCAACCGAAATTGAAGCGGTGCTGTTAAATCACCCGAAAGTCCAAGAATGTGCCGTGATTGGCGTTGAGGATGCGCTTCAAGGGCAATCGGTTAAAGCCTATATTGTCAAATCAGATGACAGTTTGACGATAGATGAGCTTAAAGCCTTTAGTCATGAGCAATTAACCGGGTATAAACGGCCACGTCAATATACGTTTATTGAGCAATTACCCAAAACCGCGGTTGGCAAAATTCAAAAAACTGAACTGCGATTACTTGAGAAAAATAGTAAGTAA
- the arsC gene encoding arsenate reductase (glutaredoxin) (This arsenate reductase requires both glutathione and glutaredoxin to convert arsenate to arsenite, after which the efflux transporter formed by ArsA and ArsB can extrude the arsenite from the cell, providing resistance.), with amino-acid sequence MQNITIYHNPNCGTSRNTLALIKHQGIEPSVIEYLDNPPDETTLRDLITKMGITPRQLLRVNVPPYAEHRLDNLSLTDDDLIQAMLADPLLINRPIVVSDKGVKLCRPSEVVLDLIDTPLTKTFIKEDGEKIEPTI; translated from the coding sequence ATGCAAAATATCACAATTTACCACAACCCTAACTGTGGCACATCACGCAACACGCTTGCTCTTATCAAACATCAAGGCATTGAGCCTTCTGTTATTGAGTATTTGGATAACCCACCTGATGAAACAACCCTACGTGATTTAATTACCAAAATGGGTATTACCCCAAGACAATTACTGCGTGTAAATGTGCCGCCTTACGCTGAACATAGGCTAGATAACCTTAGTTTGACTGATGATGACCTTATTCAAGCTATGTTAGCTGACCCACTTCTAATCAATCGTCCAATCGTTGTGAGTGATAAAGGCGTTAAGCTGTGCCGTCCTTCCGAAGTTGTACTAGATTTGATTGATACGCCCTTAACCAAAACCTTTATCAAAGAAGATGGGGAAAAGATTGAGCCGACAATTTAG
- a CDS encoding arsenic transporter has protein sequence MITALLIFLVTLIFVIWQPKGLGIGWTASIGAGIALLLGVITVADIPVVWNIVWNATFAFIAIIIISLLLDEAGFFRYIALHVARLAKGSGNRLFAFIVLLGAVVSALFANDGVALILTPIVIAILTTLRFSPATTLAFVITAGFIADTASIPLVVSNLVNIVSADFFKIPFTDYAKVMIPVNVVAVVTSLLVLYGFYHKDIPTVYALDLIENSQSAIVDKNTFIMGWVVLALLLLGFFVLEPIGVPISFIAGVGALVLLVVAKMGKKIKVLPIVKNAPWQVVIFSLGMYLVVYGLKNAGLTDYLAHELSQLANHGMMTATVGTGLLSAGLSSAMNNMPTVLIQALAIDEAIIHDPMIKQAMIYANVIGCDLGTKITPIGSLATLLWLHVLASKNITVSWGYYIKVGIILTLPVLVATLVALAIWLPIIQ, from the coding sequence ATGATTACCGCATTACTCATTTTTCTAGTGACTTTGATATTTGTAATATGGCAACCTAAAGGCTTGGGCATCGGTTGGACGGCCAGTATCGGGGCTGGGATAGCTTTGCTATTAGGGGTAATAACGGTTGCTGATATTCCTGTAGTGTGGAATATTGTTTGGAACGCTACCTTTGCCTTTATTGCCATTATCATCATTAGCCTGTTACTTGATGAAGCAGGCTTTTTCCGCTATATCGCCTTGCACGTTGCAAGATTAGCAAAAGGTAGCGGTAATCGGTTGTTTGCGTTTATTGTGCTACTTGGGGCGGTGGTATCGGCATTGTTTGCCAATGATGGTGTGGCTTTGATATTAACACCCATTGTGATTGCGATTTTAACTACGTTACGCTTTTCCCCTGCGACTACCCTTGCTTTTGTTATCACAGCAGGGTTTATCGCTGATACCGCCAGTATTCCGCTCGTGGTGTCTAATTTGGTAAATATTGTGTCGGCTGACTTTTTTAAAATCCCTTTTACCGATTATGCCAAAGTGATGATACCAGTAAACGTGGTAGCGGTTGTCACCTCATTATTGGTATTGTATGGGTTTTATCATAAAGACATTCCTACGGTTTATGCGTTGGATTTAATCGAAAACTCACAATCAGCTATCGTGGATAAAAATACCTTTATCATGGGTTGGGTGGTGTTGGCGTTACTTTTGTTGGGTTTTTTTGTGCTTGAGCCTATAGGTGTACCCATTAGCTTCATTGCAGGGGTTGGGGCTTTGGTGTTGCTTGTGGTAGCGAAAATGGGTAAAAAAATAAAGGTGCTACCGATTGTCAAAAATGCCCCGTGGCAAGTGGTGATATTTTCATTGGGTATGTATTTGGTGGTGTATGGTTTAAAAAATGCAGGGCTGACCGATTATTTAGCTCATGAGTTAAGCCAGCTCGCTAATCATGGCATGATGACAGCTACAGTAGGAACAGGGTTATTATCGGCAGGGCTTTCATCTGCCATGAATAATATGCCAACGGTGCTAATTCAAGCTTTAGCGATTGATGAGGCGATTATCCATGACCCCATGATAAAGCAAGCCATGATTTATGCCAATGTAATAGGCTGTGATTTAGGCACGAAAATTACCCCGATTGGCTCACTTGCTACCTTATTATGGTTGCACGTTTTAGCCAGTAAAAATATTACGGTGAGTTGGGGTTATTATATTAAAGTCGGTATTATTTTAACCTTGCCTGTATTGGTGGCTACATTGGTTGCATTGGCAATTTGGTTGCCAATAATTCAATAA
- a CDS encoding ArsR/SmtB family transcription factor gives MNKTDFLKALSDPTRLKIVQLLNQKQALCVCDIISELDQPQPTISRHLNQLKQIGILESERKGTWIWYSISQELPSWGKAVIGALELN, from the coding sequence ATGAATAAAACAGACTTTCTCAAGGCGTTAAGCGACCCCACTAGATTAAAAATTGTGCAACTACTTAATCAGAAGCAAGCGTTATGCGTGTGTGACATTATCAGCGAGTTAGACCAACCACAGCCAACTATCTCACGGCATTTAAACCAATTAAAGCAAATCGGTATTTTAGAAAGTGAGCGTAAAGGCACTTGGATTTGGTATTCGATTAGTCAAGAGTTACCAAGTTGGGGCAAAGCGGTAATTGGTGCATTGGAATTAAATTAA
- a CDS encoding alpha/beta fold hydrolase, translated as MTPTFEHFTQTDFTIVATDGFALSATSYEPNEYKATIVIAGATGVPQQFYQRFSRFAADNGYRTVTFDYRGIARSKVARLKGFKASFLDWARLDLAAVIDEIATGETPTFIVGHSFGGHAFGLLPNHYKISGMYVFATGAGWRGWMTRRESMRVNLLWNAILPTLTFFKGYTPMSMLGMGEDLPYGVYKRWRQWCKYPHYFFDDPSVSEEMQEKFAQIKVPIVAANAVDDLWALPKSRDAFMQGYTNADLTLLDIPLTASLPKIGHMGYFRASAQPLWENVLSWIETTMTPSLDVTLP; from the coding sequence ATGACACCTACTTTTGAACACTTCACCCAAACAGATTTTACCATTGTAGCAACCGATGGCTTCGCATTGTCAGCCACAAGCTATGAGCCTAATGAGTATAAAGCCACGATTGTGATCGCAGGGGCAACGGGTGTGCCACAACAATTTTACCAAAGATTTTCTAGGTTTGCCGCAGACAATGGCTATCGCACAGTGACATTTGATTATAGGGGCATTGCTCGATCTAAGGTAGCGAGGCTTAAAGGCTTTAAAGCAAGTTTTCTTGATTGGGCTAGGTTAGATTTGGCGGCAGTGATTGATGAAATTGCCACAGGTGAAACCCCAACCTTTATCGTTGGACACTCATTTGGTGGTCATGCCTTTGGACTTCTACCCAACCATTATAAAATTTCGGGTATGTATGTGTTTGCTACGGGTGCAGGGTGGCGTGGATGGATGACACGCCGAGAATCGATGCGCGTTAATTTGTTGTGGAATGCTATCTTACCTACTTTAACCTTCTTTAAAGGCTATACCCCGATGTCAATGTTGGGAATGGGTGAAGATTTGCCTTATGGGGTCTATAAGCGGTGGCGACAATGGTGCAAATATCCGCATTATTTTTTTGATGACCCAAGTGTATCAGAAGAAATGCAAGAAAAATTTGCCCAAATAAAGGTGCCTATTGTGGCGGCAAACGCGGTGGATGATTTGTGGGCATTACCAAAATCTCGGGATGCCTTTATGCAAGGCTATACAAACGCAGACTTAACCTTGCTAGACATTCCCTTAACTGCATCACTGCCCAAGATTGGGCACATGGGCTATTTTAGAGCCAGCGCCCAGCCATTATGGGAAAATGTCTTATCATGGATTGAAACAACGATGACGCCATCGTTGGATGTAACTCTCCCCTAA
- a CDS encoding crotonase/enoyl-CoA hydratase family protein, producing the protein MTSNNQDKASFQTDYVRLNVEQKDSVLLIELNRPEKYNAFDSLMIQELSKALTEYEQRDELRCALLYARGENFTTGLDLIELQDKVLSGIFDYPNDCIDPWGVSGMQRTKPYVVAVQGLCFTAGIELMLNADIVIASDDSRFAQMEVQRGLMPFGGATIRFVQTAGWQKAMPYLLTGDRFDAATADAMGLVSQVVPKGEQFAAALKIATQISSHSAPLAVKRLLQSAKQGTEQDPKTAFANVLGYLPDLFLSQDFAEGVASLREKRPAQFQGK; encoded by the coding sequence ATGACATCTAATAACCAAGATAAAGCCAGTTTCCAGACCGATTATGTCCGTCTGAATGTAGAACAAAAAGATAGCGTGTTACTCATTGAGCTCAATCGCCCAGAAAAATATAACGCCTTTGATAGCTTGATGATTCAAGAGCTATCAAAGGCTCTTACTGAGTATGAGCAGCGGGATGAATTACGCTGTGCCTTATTGTATGCGCGTGGGGAGAATTTCACCACAGGGCTTGATTTGATTGAGCTGCAAGACAAGGTACTGTCAGGTATTTTTGATTATCCGAACGACTGTATAGACCCTTGGGGTGTGTCAGGTATGCAACGCACTAAACCTTATGTCGTTGCGGTACAAGGGCTTTGTTTTACGGCGGGTATTGAGCTCATGCTCAATGCCGACATTGTGATTGCCAGCGATGACAGCCGCTTTGCCCAAATGGAGGTGCAACGAGGCTTGATGCCGTTTGGTGGGGCAACCATCCGTTTTGTACAAACGGCAGGTTGGCAAAAAGCCATGCCTTATTTGCTTACTGGCGATCGCTTTGATGCCGCCACGGCAGATGCGATGGGATTGGTCAGCCAAGTAGTGCCTAAAGGTGAGCAGTTTGCCGCCGCACTTAAGATTGCCACACAGATTAGCAGCCATTCTGCCCCTCTAGCTGTCAAACGTTTATTACAATCTGCCAAACAAGGGACTGAGCAAGATCCTAAAACTGCCTTTGCCAATGTCCTTGGTTACTTACCAGATTTGTTTTTATCCCAAGACTTTGCAGAAGGTGTCGCATCCTTAAGAGAGAAACGACCAGCTCAGTTTCAAGGCAAGTAA
- a CDS encoding TetR/AcrR family transcriptional regulator yields MRPQKLSREQLLQYCMPVFKQHGYQGTSMAMLASACDLTKGAFYYEYQDKESLVADMLSYVHELVDHKLFSLVYEAGSVQSRYQRLHEQAVKFFSQGGMGCLMAVIGGEARYLSPSLLGLTQQFFTRWQQTMQVLFDEVYPKAQADALAKQSVADYEGAILLGRIYDDPSYLQVVYERIDAQLAIKPVLAN; encoded by the coding sequence ATGCGACCACAAAAACTCAGCCGAGAGCAGCTGTTACAGTATTGTATGCCTGTTTTTAAACAACATGGCTACCAAGGCACCAGTATGGCGATGTTGGCAAGTGCCTGTGATTTGACCAAAGGGGCGTTTTATTATGAGTACCAAGACAAAGAAAGCTTAGTGGCGGATATGCTCAGCTATGTGCACGAGCTGGTTGACCATAAATTATTTAGTTTGGTGTATGAGGCAGGCTCGGTCCAATCACGTTATCAACGGCTACATGAGCAAGCGGTCAAGTTTTTTAGCCAAGGCGGTATGGGCTGCTTGATGGCGGTGATTGGCGGTGAGGCAAGGTATTTATCGCCATCGCTACTGGGATTAACGCAGCAGTTTTTCACCCGTTGGCAACAAACCATGCAGGTGTTATTTGATGAGGTATATCCCAAAGCACAGGCGGATGCCTTAGCCAAGCAAAGTGTGGCGGATTATGAAGGGGCGATTTTACTGGGGCGAATTTATGATGACCCCAGTTATTTACAAGTCGTTTATGAACGCATCGATGCTCAATTAGCCATTAAGCCAGTTTTAGCCAACTAA
- the cas1f gene encoding type I-F CRISPR-associated endonuclease Cas1f codes for MSNANPYTDNSFTSSDLKTILHSKRANIYYLQYCRVMQKDGRVLYLTEAEKENLYYNIPIANTTCILLGTGTSITQAAMRMLSQAGVLVGFCGGGGTPLFMGTEIEWMTPQSEYRPTEYVQGWLSWWWEDGKRLQAAKHIQFARLAFLQNIWSRDKDFRQMGFDSRSDAVTNLIERYRADIAKQTEVMHLLQLEARMTKELYKLASIHTDNAGFSREHDGMDKANSFLNHGNYLAYGLGATTAWVLGIPHGFAVMHGKTRRGALVFDIADIVKDAIVLPLAFICAKENTSEQEFRQECLNYFTTYKALDVMFDTVKDLALKKDFETL; via the coding sequence ATGTCAAACGCCAATCCCTATACCGACAATAGCTTTACGTCTTCTGACTTAAAGACCATCCTGCACTCCAAACGTGCCAATATCTACTACCTACAATACTGCCGCGTCATGCAAAAAGACGGGCGTGTGTTGTATCTTACTGAAGCCGAAAAAGAGAATCTTTATTACAACATCCCGATTGCCAACACCACTTGTATATTATTGGGTACAGGGACATCAATTACCCAAGCTGCCATGCGGATGCTGTCGCAAGCGGGGGTATTGGTCGGGTTTTGCGGCGGCGGTGGTACGCCTTTGTTTATGGGAACCGAAATCGAATGGATGACGCCGCAGTCAGAATATCGCCCGACTGAATATGTACAAGGCTGGCTATCGTGGTGGTGGGAGGATGGCAAACGCTTGCAAGCCGCCAAACACATTCAATTTGCGCGATTGGCATTTTTGCAAAACATTTGGAGTCGCGATAAAGATTTTCGACAAATGGGTTTTGACAGTAGAAGTGACGCTGTGACGAACTTAATTGAACGCTATCGCGCTGATATTGCTAAGCAAACTGAAGTTATGCACTTATTACAGCTTGAAGCCCGTATGACTAAAGAATTGTATAAGTTAGCGTCAATTCATACCGATAATGCAGGCTTTAGCCGTGAGCATGACGGGATGGATAAAGCCAATAGCTTCTTGAATCACGGTAATTATTTGGCGTACGGACTCGGGGCAACCACTGCTTGGGTACTGGGTATTCCGCATGGTTTTGCGGTCATGCACGGTAAGACACGGCGTGGGGCATTGGTGTTTGATATTGCGGACATCGTTAAAGATGCAATTGTGCTACCGCTTGCCTTTATTTGTGCCAAAGAAAATACCAGTGAGCAGGAATTTCGCCAAGAATGTCTGAATTATTTTACCACTTATAAAGCCTTGGATGTGATGTTCGATACGGTGAAAGATTTGGCATTAAAAAAAGACTTTGAAACATTGTAA
- a CDS encoding CRISPR-associated endonuclease Cas3'' yields MLVTFISQCEKKALNRTRRILDAFANRIGDNVWQTAITEDGLDTVKKLLRQSATKSTAVSCHRVRTRQRSELVWVVGRKDAFNNLGFVPVNWTTKGVFMDLPIETKNILANTHGQPLSQHLFAVGYLAYQIINKLKIDSPNLAKSAFIAGILHDLGKIDPQFQQWITKKSASPKFKVANEDEPEDIKLPDDGVHIDSTVKGLGKFTFETHPRHHELSWLLAASLLKDEKNLNPTQLAQIYHGIYWHHTRPYRKEDKYFSKAEGIDKLFIKSLTNTDIDKVINQLVAVLKDFKVIAKNFQSEDFDFANLLPTLSYPYQLTKNDLPLYKNYNDLSDEVAEFVKDVKPNALHNLVRMAVINADRIVSKMPSEDLAEYLAEGSLVYALDNILQQDTNLKIEIDRCIQGFNQSYPNSERNQSQDTASSQLAELTEIAEFDGRDNVAVLQGPAGCGKTKIALQWAAKTNVQKIVWVCPRVQVCLGILQDLTQADYLPNSKIEIFTGEYKKILTNGQRFEDIEETAVDDYFSGDIVITTIDQVVNNIISHQKIDGMMRFMQAHVVFDEFHELIPMAAFNLLFAELIEAKKMRKHQANTLLVSATPHDFYVKNVLQLDESDIVRVDSFNNADYQIEFKNYDDQNGEVSPLIIDKVTDNKVTFVITNTAQEAQLGFLLNQNDEHAILLHSKYTKQDKAEWFDRVYKCFKQNGSGNFQILRSGPIVQASLNISCERMFTDMTSPENWLQRLGRLDRFDSNNSLNIYTTVLPKSVETGKQSSSKAKFLANMNVWHSSVAWLNFVKDYIADKGDTVKINDLYQIYQAFYADEKCQEKVREDLNKSLKESVKLINDKIIDPISMPSRKKQKDGVAKIANVSLRGDNRFVQMAVCEVDNQLTPTFIDEYAYPEDTDHSKITIGLTESTNRIQGGRFEMRDSNKDLVTFMHKKHHNIMAGKYPNETFKATRFDWELLKLARSPEFPIYLSYTTKDLEPIGGERERHGYAMYYVKTAKQPVGMMSIDKLKNPQSIESGLEEESN; encoded by the coding sequence ATGCTAGTGACGTTTATTTCGCAATGTGAAAAAAAGGCGTTAAACCGTACCCGCCGTATTTTGGATGCCTTTGCCAATCGCATTGGCGATAACGTATGGCAAACCGCCATTACCGAAGATGGGCTGGACACTGTCAAAAAGTTATTACGTCAATCGGCAACCAAATCTACCGCCGTGAGTTGCCATCGGGTAAGGACACGGCAACGCAGTGAACTGGTGTGGGTGGTGGGGCGTAAAGACGCATTCAACAACTTAGGTTTTGTGCCTGTCAACTGGACAACAAAGGGAGTATTCATGGATTTGCCAATCGAAACAAAAAACATTCTAGCCAACACGCATGGTCAGCCACTAAGTCAGCATTTATTTGCGGTAGGTTATTTGGCATACCAAATTATAAACAAACTAAAAATAGACAGTCCAAATTTGGCAAAATCAGCTTTTATCGCTGGCATTTTGCACGATTTGGGCAAAATTGACCCACAATTTCAACAATGGATAACCAAAAAATCTGCCAGTCCAAAATTTAAAGTCGCCAACGAAGATGAGCCAGAAGATATCAAATTGCCCGATGATGGGGTGCATATTGATAGCACGGTAAAAGGCTTGGGAAAATTTACCTTTGAAACCCATCCAAGGCATCATGAATTGTCTTGGTTATTGGCTGCTTCCTTGCTAAAAGATGAAAAAAATTTAAATCCCACTCAGCTAGCCCAAATCTATCACGGTATCTACTGGCATCATACGCGCCCTTATCGTAAAGAAGACAAATACTTCAGTAAAGCAGAAGGTATTGATAAGCTCTTTATCAAGTCATTAACGAATACGGATATTGATAAAGTAATTAACCAACTCGTAGCCGTTCTCAAAGATTTTAAAGTCATTGCTAAAAATTTTCAGTCAGAAGATTTTGATTTTGCCAATTTATTGCCAACCTTGTCATATCCTTACCAATTAACCAAAAATGATTTGCCATTGTATAAGAATTATAATGACTTATCCGATGAAGTGGCGGAATTTGTCAAAGATGTCAAACCCAATGCATTACACAATTTGGTACGAATGGCAGTGATTAATGCTGACCGAATCGTGTCAAAAATGCCGAGCGAAGATTTAGCCGAATATCTGGCAGAGGGTTCACTGGTGTATGCCTTAGACAATATTTTGCAACAAGATACCAACTTAAAAATAGAAATTGACCGTTGTATTCAAGGCTTTAATCAAAGTTATCCCAATAGTGAACGGAATCAAAGCCAAGATACTGCTTCAAGTCAATTGGCTGAACTGACCGAAATTGCTGAATTTGATGGTCGCGATAATGTTGCCGTATTACAAGGTCCTGCTGGCTGCGGTAAAACCAAAATCGCCCTTCAATGGGCAGCCAAAACCAATGTCCAAAAAATCGTGTGGGTATGCCCACGCGTGCAAGTATGTTTGGGTATTTTGCAAGATTTAACCCAAGCAGACTATTTACCAAACAGCAAAATCGAAATTTTCACAGGCGAATACAAGAAAATTTTGACGAATGGACAGCGTTTTGAAGATATCGAAGAAACGGCTGTTGATGATTATTTTAGTGGCGATATTGTGATTACCACGATTGACCAAGTAGTGAATAACATTATTTCCCATCAAAAAATTGACGGCATGATGAGATTTATGCAGGCTCATGTGGTTTTCGATGAATTTCATGAATTAATTCCAATGGCTGCATTTAATTTGCTTTTTGCCGAACTTATCGAAGCCAAAAAAATGCGAAAACACCAAGCTAATACCCTGCTTGTCTCAGCAACACCCCATGATTTTTACGTCAAAAATGTGCTACAACTTGATGAGAGCGATATTGTCCGAGTGGATAGTTTCAATAACGCAGATTATCAAATCGAGTTTAAAAATTATGATGATCAAAATGGTGAAGTCAGTCCTTTAATTATCGATAAAGTGACTGATAATAAAGTAACCTTCGTCATTACCAATACCGCCCAAGAAGCCCAACTTGGCTTTTTACTCAATCAAAATGATGAGCATGCTATTTTGTTGCATTCAAAATACACCAAACAGGACAAAGCTGAATGGTTTGATAGGGTGTATAAGTGCTTTAAGCAAAATGGCAGCGGCAACTTCCAAATATTACGCAGCGGACCGATTGTGCAAGCATCGCTCAATATTAGCTGTGAGCGAATGTTTACCGATATGACCAGTCCCGAGAACTGGCTACAACGTCTGGGGCGACTTGACCGTTTTGACAGCAATAATTCTTTAAATATTTATACCACTGTATTACCAAAATCAGTTGAAACAGGCAAACAATCGAGTAGTAAAGCCAAATTCTTGGCAAATATGAATGTTTGGCACAGTAGCGTGGCATGGCTTAATTTTGTCAAAGATTATATTGCAGACAAGGGCGATACCGTCAAAATTAATGATTTATACCAAATTTATCAAGCCTTTTATGCCGATGAAAAATGCCAAGAAAAAGTTAGAGAAGACTTGAATAAATCGCTCAAAGAAAGTGTCAAATTGATTAATGACAAAATCATCGACCCTATCAGTATGCCGAGCCGTAAAAAACAAAAAGATGGCGTTGCCAAAATCGCCAATGTGTCGTTGCGTGGCGATAACCGCTTTGTGCAAATGGCGGTGTGTGAAGTGGATAATCAATTAACACCGACTTTTATTGATGAATACGCCTATCCAGAAGATACCGACCATAGCAAAATCACAATAGGATTGACTGAAAGTACCAACCGTATTCAAGGCGGGCGATTTGAGATGCGTGATAGTAACAAAGACTTGGTAACTTTCATGCACAAAAAACATCACAACATCATGGCAGGCAAATATCCAAATGAGACTTTCAAAGCCACGCGCTTTGATTGGGAATTATTAAAACTGGCTCGCTCACCCGAGTTTCCAATTTATCTAAGTTATACCACCAAAGATTTAGAGCCGATTGGCGGTGAACGTGAACGTCATGGATATGCGATGTATTATGTTAAAACGGCAAAACAGCCAGTCGGTATGATGTCGATTGATAAATTGAAAAACCCACAATCGATAGAAAGTGGGCTTGAAGAAGAGAGTAATTAG